One Tepidisphaeraceae bacterium DNA segment encodes these proteins:
- a CDS encoding NADH-quinone oxidoreductase subunit N has protein sequence MPSVLSIIGQPFIPGWAELRPFVAEAWLIGTMIAVLLAPFFTRRVNLVSPIIALAGLALGLLSMVLVGNGDAIIGEHFRGLLFIDGAAIVWKVLLFIFTGGVVLMWYATIADQMREGDAAEFLLLLLGATLGMSLMASSGNLLMIFMAVELASLPSYVLAGFRKTNKLGAEASLKYVLFGAACSSMMAYALSLLYGLYGTLQISDIATAMAAGGTVPALAAVALLGVLVGIGFKIAAVPFHFWCPDVFQGAHVDVSLFLSAASKGAGLLLLLRVAHTFGDAYGYSPASSMLTTMAVVLSVLGIVTMTAGNTAALVQTNVKRLLAYSSIAHAGYMICAVALLTKSSTAAATYNPAALSTQSLLAYLAVYFLMNLGAFTVAGVVYRQTGSESIPDYAGLGRRSPLLAVCMAVFMVSLIGIPPLAGFWAKVNIMTALIGNGGWWWTSAAAIGINTIVSMYFYLRVVKVMYLDESPLPKLRFAPLGTAIAGVCAGLLFVLFIGWGLVISGAERFGDLQTAKPQATVLVTR, from the coding sequence TCGCGGTGCTGCTGGCGCCGTTCTTCACCCGGCGAGTGAACCTGGTCAGCCCCATCATCGCGCTGGCAGGACTGGCCTTGGGTCTGCTTTCGATGGTGCTCGTTGGCAATGGCGACGCGATCATCGGGGAACACTTCCGCGGGCTGCTCTTCATCGACGGCGCTGCCATCGTCTGGAAAGTGCTGCTCTTCATCTTCACCGGCGGCGTCGTGCTGATGTGGTACGCCACGATCGCCGACCAGATGCGCGAGGGGGACGCCGCCGAGTTTCTGTTGCTGCTCTTGGGCGCCACGCTCGGCATGAGCCTGATGGCCAGCAGTGGCAACCTGCTGATGATCTTCATGGCAGTGGAACTGGCCTCGCTGCCAAGCTACGTGCTGGCGGGCTTTCGCAAGACGAACAAGCTGGGGGCCGAGGCGTCGCTGAAGTACGTGCTGTTCGGGGCGGCGTGCAGCTCGATGATGGCGTACGCGCTGTCGCTGTTGTACGGCCTGTACGGCACGCTGCAGATAAGTGACATCGCGACGGCAATGGCCGCGGGCGGGACGGTGCCGGCGCTGGCGGCGGTGGCGCTGCTGGGCGTGCTGGTGGGCATTGGCTTCAAGATCGCCGCCGTCCCATTTCACTTCTGGTGCCCTGATGTGTTTCAGGGCGCGCACGTCGACGTCAGCCTCTTCCTGTCGGCCGCCAGCAAGGGGGCGGGGTTGCTATTGCTGCTGCGCGTCGCCCACACGTTTGGCGACGCGTACGGGTACAGCCCCGCCAGCAGCATGCTGACGACGATGGCGGTGGTGCTGAGCGTCTTGGGCATCGTCACGATGACGGCCGGCAACACCGCGGCGCTGGTGCAGACGAACGTGAAGCGGCTGCTGGCGTACAGCTCGATCGCGCACGCGGGCTACATGATTTGTGCGGTGGCGCTGCTGACGAAGTCCTCAACCGCGGCCGCGACGTACAACCCGGCGGCGCTGTCGACGCAGTCGCTGCTGGCGTACCTGGCGGTCTACTTCCTGATGAACCTTGGCGCGTTCACGGTCGCTGGCGTCGTCTACCGGCAGACGGGCAGCGAATCGATCCCCGACTACGCGGGTCTCGGGCGCCGCTCGCCATTGCTGGCGGTCTGCATGGCCGTCTTCATGGTCAGCCTGATCGGCATTCCACCGCTGGCCGGCTTCTGGGCGAAGGTGAACATCATGACCGCCCTCATCGGCAACGGCGGCTGGTGGTGGACGTCCGCGGCGGCGATCGGCATCAACACGATCGTGTCGATGTACTTCTACCTGCGCGTGGTGAAGGTGATGTACCTCGACGAGTCGCCGCTGCCCAAGCTGCGGTTCGCCCCGCTGGGAACCGCGATCGCGGGCGTGTGCGCGGGGCTGCTGTTCGTGCTCTTTATCGGCTGGGGACTCGTGATTTCCGGTGCGGAACGCTTCGGCGATCTGCAGACCGCGAAACCGCAAGCGACGGTCTTAGTCACGCGGTAG
- the xdhB gene encoding xanthine dehydrogenase molybdopterin binding subunit, whose amino-acid sequence MPAVGRDIPHDSAGTHVTGESIFIDDMPPAHGELLVDTYGSLTAHGTIRSIDLAAAREVPGVVALYTAADVKGHLRFGPVLQDEDLLAHEEVMYVGHPIVIIAATSRRAINIARQKIVVQIDELPPIFTIDEAVADDSFIGPLRTIERGDVATAIAAAPHTLSGQLIGGGQEHFYLESQAAIAIPGEGATMTIHSSTQHPTEVQGLVAEVLGVPFNAVSVVCKRMGGGFGGKETQAAQPAMFAAIVASFTNRPTRVVYTKDDDMAITGKRHPINTHWTIGFDERGRIHGLQIDYLSNGGCSADLSLAVMERAMLHTDNAYFLPHVRITGRVCRTNLPSNTAFRGFGGPQGCVNIENILESIATELGIDSIDVRRANLYGIDDRNVTPYGQLVKNNTLHGLFDQLEQSSDYRTRREQITKFNGANRTQLRGLSMTAVKFGISFTKQHLNQANALVNIYTDGTVLVTTGGTEMGQGLNTRVRQIVADELGVPYEHVRIGATDTSKNNNTSPTAASSGTDLNGAAAVDACSRLRSRLVAFAATLLADNASGLHPSPGNIVFADGEVWDDRRPGVSFKFREIVVQTYLARVNLGERGFYATPGVDYNRDTGKGTPFLYYTNGACASEVLIDRLTGEVKVTRVDLLMDVGLPINPGLDRGQVVGAFIQGMGWVTNEELKYSAKGELLSHSPTTYKIPNIGDVPPVFNVAFFDNPDNHVSLKRSKAIGEPPLVLGLSVWTAVKDALRAVSPKIAEQLKMPATSEEVLMLLPPPCSARPAATEPSKVAVLRSPRPTGE is encoded by the coding sequence ATGCCCGCAGTAGGACGCGACATCCCGCACGACTCGGCCGGCACGCACGTCACCGGCGAATCGATCTTCATCGACGACATGCCGCCCGCCCATGGCGAACTGCTGGTCGATACCTATGGCAGTCTGACCGCACACGGCACGATCCGCTCGATCGACCTTGCCGCCGCGCGCGAGGTGCCGGGCGTGGTGGCGCTTTACACGGCCGCCGACGTAAAGGGGCACCTGCGCTTCGGGCCGGTGCTGCAGGATGAAGATCTGCTGGCGCACGAGGAGGTGATGTACGTCGGCCACCCAATCGTCATCATCGCCGCCACCAGTCGGCGGGCGATCAACATCGCACGTCAAAAGATCGTCGTGCAGATCGACGAACTGCCGCCCATCTTCACCATCGACGAGGCCGTCGCCGATGATAGCTTCATCGGCCCGCTTCGCACCATCGAGCGCGGTGATGTTGCCACGGCCATCGCGGCCGCGCCGCACACGCTCAGCGGCCAACTCATCGGTGGCGGCCAGGAACATTTCTACCTCGAATCGCAGGCGGCCATCGCCATCCCCGGCGAGGGCGCGACGATGACGATCCACTCGTCCACGCAGCACCCCACCGAGGTGCAGGGCTTGGTCGCGGAAGTGCTCGGCGTGCCGTTCAACGCGGTCAGCGTGGTCTGTAAACGCATGGGCGGCGGCTTCGGTGGCAAGGAGACGCAGGCCGCCCAACCCGCCATGTTCGCCGCCATCGTCGCCAGCTTTACCAACCGCCCGACGCGAGTGGTCTACACAAAAGACGACGACATGGCGATCACCGGCAAGCGCCACCCGATCAACACGCACTGGACCATCGGCTTCGATGAGCGTGGCCGCATTCACGGTCTGCAGATCGACTACCTCTCCAACGGCGGTTGCTCGGCCGACCTGTCGCTGGCGGTGATGGAGCGGGCGATGCTGCACACGGACAACGCCTACTTCCTGCCGCACGTGCGCATCACCGGGCGCGTCTGTCGGACGAACCTGCCCAGCAACACCGCCTTCCGCGGCTTCGGTGGTCCGCAGGGATGCGTGAACATCGAGAACATCCTCGAGTCGATTGCGACGGAACTCGGCATCGACTCGATCGATGTCCGGCGTGCGAACTTGTACGGCATCGACGATCGCAACGTCACGCCCTACGGCCAACTGGTGAAGAACAACACGCTGCATGGGTTGTTCGATCAACTGGAGCAAAGCAGCGACTACCGCACGCGCCGCGAGCAGATCACGAAGTTCAACGGTGCCAACCGCACGCAACTGCGCGGCTTGTCGATGACGGCGGTGAAATTCGGCATCTCGTTCACCAAACAGCACCTGAACCAGGCGAACGCGCTGGTGAACATCTACACCGACGGCACCGTGCTGGTGACGACCGGCGGCACGGAAATGGGCCAGGGTCTGAACACGCGCGTGCGGCAGATCGTCGCGGACGAGCTGGGTGTGCCGTACGAACACGTGCGCATCGGCGCGACGGACACCAGCAAGAACAACAACACCTCCCCCACCGCCGCCAGCAGCGGCACCGACTTGAACGGCGCCGCGGCGGTCGACGCGTGTTCACGCTTGCGTTCGCGCCTTGTAGCTTTCGCGGCGACGTTGCTGGCGGACAACGCGTCGGGCCTGCATCCGTCGCCGGGCAACATCGTCTTCGCCGACGGCGAGGTGTGGGACGACCGCCGGCCCGGCGTGTCGTTCAAGTTCAGGGAGATCGTCGTCCAGACGTACCTGGCGCGCGTGAACCTCGGCGAGCGCGGGTTCTACGCCACGCCGGGCGTCGACTACAACCGCGACACCGGCAAGGGCACGCCGTTCCTGTACTACACGAACGGCGCGTGCGCGTCGGAAGTGCTCATCGACCGTCTCACAGGCGAGGTCAAGGTGACGCGCGTCGATTTGCTGATGGACGTCGGCCTGCCGATCAACCCGGGCCTCGATCGCGGGCAGGTGGTTGGGGCGTTCATCCAGGGCATGGGTTGGGTGACGAACGAGGAGCTGAAATATTCCGCCAAGGGCGAACTGCTGAGCCATTCGCCGACGACGTACAAGATCCCCAACATCGGCGACGTGCCGCCGGTGTTTAACGTGGCGTTCTTCGATAACCCGGACAACCACGTCAGCCTGAAGCGCAGCAAGGCGATCGGTGAGCCGCCGTTGGTGCTGGGGCTGTCGGTCTGGACGGCCGTAAAGGACGCGCTGCGGGCGGTGTCGCCTAAGATTGCCGAGCAGCTGAAGATGCCCGCGACGAGTGAGGAAGTGCTGATGCTGTTGCCACCGCCGTGCAGCGCGCGGCCAGCGGCAACCGAGCCGTCGAAGGTAGCCGTCCTGCGTTCACCCCGCCCGACAGGCGAGTGA